One region of Ahniella affigens genomic DNA includes:
- a CDS encoding PD40 domain-containing protein, whose amino-acid sequence MEQKSLWFALATTILGMPHAAADTPYALVSAPAFADLATSTGESRNPRSDDTMLNVVFESTAGNLVSGDSNRLRDVFLWNASGLMLVSTAGGTPANGDSSEPDISHDGEWIVFTSAADNLVPGDQNGVSDLFVFRQSTGALQRLTPPGGEANGPSYGARMSAGGQRIVFLSAASNWVAGDQNGLDDAFLYDLTNQSVTRVSVSDSGSEVTDAPPSHVNISADGICVSIESLSAQYVSGDTNFGTDYFIRNTQTGVTTRMSVGNAGEQLVSVASANHQLRDCQSLIFYAFPDSAIPGFEVGGYYFRQISGTTRLPLIGFEGTPGVAPVLSPNRTILAAVVPNAASGGPQQQRYNLNSWNLQFSTTAFGTPAAVSGDGASVISVTERPVSSADRNALSDVMLRVEVLGQQEWLSRPMDSQPPRLAANGNSGVGVGIYSNTNNLRRRHHAISGDGRYVLFSSLASNLVPNDTNQVEDVFLRDRQLGQTTRISLTNQGEQTTLPSAATDLSADGRYALFESCEQLSTVTLESVCDLYARRLDVSGMVLDRINVSSEGDPADLGGNPGTGHWGRISGDGRFVAFMSEARNLVPGQDTRAPRVYLRDRDFVTTSFLGRGSRPAISRDGRFVVWVESGFQSLGFYDRVSNAITSLPIRSGGGSVDDGLVDWPTISDSGRYIAYMSDSNQLVPEDNDSSNDVFVFDRVTATNTLVSREDGILQGIQGGTVSDISGDGLTVAYITDNGLTDPKMAGVLVDWQTGMRRWFAGPDVVRLNHDFIARPRISADGNSLVFGVDNLDADQIDLTGDLYDTYVTPAGVDRVFINGFE is encoded by the coding sequence ATGGAACAGAAGTCGCTTTGGTTCGCACTGGCAACAACGATTCTCGGCATGCCACATGCGGCGGCGGATACGCCTTACGCATTGGTTTCGGCGCCCGCGTTTGCCGATCTCGCCACCAGCACGGGCGAAAGCAGAAATCCGCGTAGCGACGATACGATGCTGAACGTGGTGTTTGAGTCGACGGCCGGAAATCTGGTCAGTGGCGATAGCAATCGGCTCCGCGATGTTTTTCTTTGGAACGCCAGCGGCCTGATGCTGGTGTCTACTGCCGGGGGGACGCCGGCCAATGGCGATAGCTCAGAACCAGACATCAGTCACGACGGTGAGTGGATCGTGTTTACGTCGGCAGCGGACAACTTGGTTCCAGGCGACCAGAACGGAGTGTCTGACTTGTTCGTCTTTCGCCAAAGCACGGGTGCGCTGCAGCGCCTGACACCGCCCGGCGGCGAAGCGAACGGCCCGAGCTATGGTGCGCGCATGAGCGCCGGTGGTCAGCGCATTGTATTTTTGTCAGCGGCCAGCAACTGGGTGGCTGGCGATCAGAACGGACTCGACGATGCGTTCCTCTACGATCTCACTAACCAATCGGTGACGCGCGTATCGGTCTCTGATTCAGGATCGGAAGTGACCGATGCGCCGCCGAGTCATGTGAACATCAGTGCTGACGGGATCTGCGTTTCGATCGAATCGCTTTCGGCCCAGTATGTCAGTGGCGATACCAACTTCGGCACCGACTACTTCATTCGCAACACGCAGACCGGCGTGACGACGCGCATGAGTGTGGGCAATGCCGGCGAGCAACTGGTGAGTGTTGCCTCGGCCAACCATCAATTGCGAGATTGCCAGTCGCTCATATTTTACGCCTTCCCAGACAGCGCAATTCCCGGCTTCGAAGTAGGCGGCTACTATTTTCGCCAGATAAGTGGGACGACCCGCTTGCCATTGATCGGGTTTGAAGGCACACCGGGCGTAGCGCCAGTGTTGTCCCCCAACCGCACGATTCTGGCTGCGGTGGTGCCAAACGCTGCCAGTGGCGGACCACAGCAACAACGCTACAACTTGAACTCTTGGAATTTGCAGTTCTCGACGACCGCGTTTGGCACGCCAGCAGCGGTCTCGGGCGATGGTGCGAGCGTCATTTCGGTAACCGAGCGGCCGGTTTCGAGCGCGGATCGGAACGCGCTGAGCGATGTGATGCTGCGGGTTGAAGTACTGGGCCAGCAGGAGTGGCTCAGTCGACCCATGGACAGCCAACCACCCCGTCTCGCCGCCAACGGCAATAGTGGGGTTGGGGTCGGCATCTACAGCAACACCAACAACTTGCGGCGGCGCCACCACGCCATCAGTGGCGATGGTCGCTACGTGCTGTTCAGCTCTCTGGCGTCCAATCTCGTGCCGAACGACACCAATCAGGTTGAAGACGTGTTCTTGCGCGATCGGCAATTGGGCCAGACCACGCGCATCAGCTTGACCAACCAGGGCGAGCAGACAACCTTGCCGTCGGCCGCGACCGATTTGTCGGCCGATGGGCGCTATGCATTGTTCGAGTCGTGCGAACAGCTCAGCACGGTCACCCTGGAGTCCGTTTGTGATCTGTACGCCCGCCGTCTTGACGTCAGTGGCATGGTGCTCGACCGAATCAATGTCAGTTCGGAAGGGGATCCCGCTGACCTGGGTGGCAATCCGGGTACCGGTCATTGGGGCCGGATTTCAGGCGACGGCCGGTTTGTTGCGTTCATGTCTGAGGCCCGAAATCTGGTGCCGGGACAAGATACGCGTGCACCGCGTGTGTATTTGCGGGACCGCGATTTTGTGACGACGAGCTTCCTTGGTCGCGGATCCCGGCCTGCGATCAGCCGCGATGGGCGGTTCGTCGTTTGGGTCGAAAGCGGCTTTCAGAGCCTCGGCTTTTATGACCGAGTCAGCAACGCCATCACTAGTCTGCCGATCCGCTCAGGCGGCGGCAGCGTGGATGATGGGTTGGTGGATTGGCCGACGATTTCCGATTCCGGGCGCTACATTGCCTACATGTCTGACAGCAACCAATTGGTGCCGGAAGACAACGACAGCAGTAACGATGTGTTTGTGTTTGATCGTGTGACCGCGACCAATACGCTGGTCAGTCGTGAAGACGGAATTTTGCAGGGTATTCAGGGCGGCACGGTCAGCGATATCTCGGGTGATGGTCTGACAGTTGCCTACATCACCGACAATGGCTTGACCGATCCCAAGATGGCGGGGGTATTGGTTGACTGGCAAACCGGGATGCGGCGATGGTTCGCTGGGCCAGACGTCGTGCGTCTGAATCACGATTTCATCGCGCGCCCGCGCATCAGTGCCGATGGCAACAGCTTGGTGTTTGGCGTTGACAACCTGGATGCTGACCAGATTGATCTCACGGGCGATCTGTACGATACCTATGTCACTCCGGCTGGGGTGGACCGCGTGTTCATCAACGGGTTTGAATAG
- the gloB gene encoding hydroxyacylglutathione hydrolase: MRTLPDQTMVIGLPAWQDNYLWLLIRAGKAVAVDPGDADRVSAELDRRGLSLEAILLTHHHPDHIGGVAALVDRYRCPVFGADDERIPATHRVREGDQLRIRGMLSPFEVWEVPGHTRTHLAYRLGDWVFAGDTIFAGGCGRVFEGEPAALYRSLMRIAALPPETVLFPAHEYTLDNLRFALALEPDSELVNTRYRATRGMRAERLATVPVTVAQERASNPFLRVADPGLQAAASACLQQTLNDPESVFVAIRGWKNRYVVRHDA; encoded by the coding sequence ATGCGTACGTTGCCTGATCAGACCATGGTGATCGGGCTGCCGGCCTGGCAGGACAACTATCTGTGGCTGCTCATCCGGGCTGGGAAAGCCGTCGCCGTCGATCCGGGCGATGCCGACCGCGTCAGCGCCGAACTGGATCGTCGCGGCCTCAGTTTGGAGGCCATCCTGCTGACGCATCACCACCCGGATCATATCGGCGGTGTTGCGGCACTCGTCGACCGTTACCGTTGTCCCGTTTTTGGGGCGGATGATGAACGGATTCCGGCGACCCATCGCGTGCGGGAGGGCGATCAACTCCGTATTCGGGGCATGTTGAGCCCTTTTGAGGTTTGGGAAGTACCGGGGCACACCCGCACGCACTTGGCTTACCGGTTGGGTGACTGGGTGTTTGCCGGCGATACGATTTTTGCCGGTGGCTGCGGACGCGTCTTCGAAGGCGAGCCCGCAGCGCTCTATCGCAGCCTGATGCGCATCGCGGCGCTGCCGCCCGAAACGGTGTTGTTTCCGGCGCATGAGTACACGCTCGACAACCTGCGATTTGCGTTGGCGCTTGAGCCGGATTCTGAACTGGTGAACACACGCTATCGCGCGACCCGCGGGATGCGCGCCGAGCGACTGGCAACGGTGCCCGTCACAGTGGCCCAGGAACGCGCCAGCAATCCGTTTCTGCGGGTGGCGGATCCGGGCTTGCAGGCAGCGGCCAGCGCCTGCCTGCAGCAGACACTGAACGACCCGGAGTCGGTTTTTGTCGCTATTCGGGGCTGGAAGAACCGCTACGTGGTGCGTCATGATGCCTGA
- a CDS encoding multiheme c-type cytochrome, with product MRGLLIVGILAFYAPILSAQQSVAEVEAHKHLGVASCASSVCHGQTKTPKDAKVQMNEFALWQEFDPHAKSYDVLLNASSKAIASKLGIGPAENAKICLDCHTDNAPAAMRGEQFQIDDGVGCEACHGGAENWIASHTKGSHADNLAAGLFPTEDPVKRAELCQSCHAGTKDRMITHRIMGAGHPRLSFELDTFTWLHPHYTVDADYETRKGRFDGVRDWGVGQGQAAVNLIDILLDKKVGWHGIFPELVLFDCHACHRPMSGKKWGPRQGTGLGPGVVRLNDSNLVMFRHVLAAVDSNGAKRVLDQTRALHHATTESLAATDTAARNLRQTVTGLLPAVGQKNFGVETLGTILGSIVADADRGEFRDYANAEQAAMAAQSLVVAFENAGLLDEAATNRLRARSDAVLDAVANDENYTMAQFVEALKALRAAAP from the coding sequence ATGCGGGGCTTGCTCATTGTCGGCATTCTGGCGTTCTATGCGCCCATTCTCAGCGCCCAGCAATCGGTCGCTGAAGTCGAAGCGCACAAACACCTGGGTGTGGCCAGCTGCGCCAGCAGCGTCTGTCATGGCCAAACCAAGACCCCGAAAGACGCCAAAGTGCAAATGAACGAGTTTGCGCTGTGGCAGGAATTCGATCCGCATGCCAAGTCCTACGACGTTCTGCTGAACGCCAGCTCGAAGGCCATTGCCAGCAAGCTCGGCATCGGCCCGGCCGAAAACGCCAAGATCTGCCTCGATTGCCACACGGACAACGCCCCGGCCGCAATGCGCGGCGAGCAGTTCCAGATCGACGATGGGGTTGGCTGCGAGGCCTGCCATGGCGGCGCCGAGAACTGGATTGCGTCGCACACCAAGGGCAGCCATGCCGACAATCTGGCGGCCGGCTTGTTTCCGACCGAAGACCCGGTCAAGCGCGCTGAACTCTGCCAGAGCTGCCATGCCGGCACCAAGGACCGGATGATCACGCATCGGATCATGGGCGCAGGGCACCCGCGGCTGTCGTTTGAACTCGACACATTCACCTGGCTGCATCCCCATTACACGGTCGATGCCGACTACGAAACGCGCAAAGGCCGCTTTGACGGCGTGCGCGACTGGGGCGTGGGCCAGGGCCAGGCCGCGGTCAATCTGATCGACATTCTGCTCGACAAGAAAGTCGGCTGGCACGGCATCTTCCCGGAACTCGTGCTGTTTGACTGCCATGCGTGCCATCGGCCGATGTCGGGCAAAAAGTGGGGACCGCGGCAAGGCACGGGCCTGGGCCCTGGCGTTGTACGCTTGAACGATTCCAACCTCGTGATGTTCCGGCATGTGCTGGCCGCAGTGGACAGCAATGGCGCCAAGCGCGTGCTGGATCAGACTCGCGCGCTGCACCATGCCACCACCGAAAGCCTTGCCGCAACAGATACCGCGGCGCGCAATCTACGGCAGACGGTCACGGGGCTGCTGCCGGCCGTAGGCCAGAAGAATTTCGGCGTCGAGACGCTCGGCACGATTCTCGGCAGTATCGTTGCAGATGCCGATCGCGGCGAGTTCCGCGACTACGCGAATGCGGAACAGGCGGCCATGGCGGCGCAGTCTCTGGTTGTCGCGTTTGAAAACGCGGGGCTCCTGGATGAGGCTGCCACGAATCGCCTGCGCGCGCGCTCTGACGCGGTGTTGGATGCGGTGGCCAACGATGAGAACTACACGATGGCTCAGTTTGTTGAAGCCTTGAAGGCGCTGCGGGCAGCGGCGCCGTGA
- the dnaE gene encoding DNA polymerase III subunit alpha: MTRPFVHLNVHSEYSLIDSTIRVDDLARACATANMPAVALTDDSNFFALVKFYGACESAGIKPLVGCDFWVADGTEQSRVSVLAQNRAGYLRLSRVLSDAYRSRGKNDRVLVPRDRLLAEAEDVFVLLGERSDVARAADLDRASQLLSEWQRAFDDRLYVQVARLNRGATEESSNQRLLHLASRYDLPAVASNEVRFTGRDDFEAHEARVCIATSRVLNDPKRPREYTPEQYLKSPAEMAERFADLPVLVDNAVELAKRCNVELSFGKYYLPAYPVPKTHTLETFIRERAEVGLGKRLQIQPPSGDYAEPDYHERLKIELDVIVKMGFEGYFLIVADFINWAKDNGIPVGPGRGSGAGSLVAYALGITDIDPLPLDLLFERFLNPERVSMPDFDIDFCMEGRDQVIDYVGQKYGRDKVCQIITYGTMAAKAVVRDTGRVLGMSYGHVDSIAKLIPNTLGITLEGAIKESPELAARIEAEDDCATLIELAMKLEDLTRNAGKHAGGVVIAPSALTDFAPLYCVDESDGVVTQFDKDDVEKAGLVKFDFLGLRTLTIIDWAVKAINENRRRKGEPPIDINKIPAGDEKTYTLLKSGQTTAVFQLESRGMKELIRKLQPDNFEDIVALVALFRPGPLQSGMVEDFIARKHGKAEVSYPHASLEAILKPTYGVIVYQEQVMQIAQVLAGYTLGGADLLRRAMGKKKPEEMAQQRAIFEAGAKNNGVDPDRARGIFDLMEKFAEYGFNKSHSAAYAMVTYQTGWLKAHYPAEFMAAVCSSDMDNQDKLVNFLDDARAYPLNVLPPDVNESEFMFKAMSPSEIRYGLGGIKGVGQQVCEMIVEARRKTGRFTDLADLCRRIDSQKLNKRVLEALIYSGAMDSFGQTRASLMNYLPEAVKAAEQHLRNLEAGQHDMFGQSAATPTAPPIELLPEWPLIRVLNGERETLGHFLSGHPADAYKDWLKQLTTCSIGHVEQAWRSGQSQTERSRGRLELPIVLGGMVPAGLRRRGESMAFAALEDASGRIEVALYRDTLNDFGGLLSKDELVVIEGGLSPDDFSGGFQLKAKRIYTLAQALERFARGIKVKLNGVDLQFPNQLAAALKPHAGGTTPVRLTYARNGIYTELNLGQAWRVRLLPELIDKLRALPGVHELDVVLSRASSGGNSQSASSAGN; the protein is encoded by the coding sequence ATGACCCGTCCCTTTGTTCACCTGAACGTGCACAGCGAGTACTCGCTGATCGACTCGACGATTCGGGTTGACGATCTGGCACGCGCGTGCGCGACTGCCAATATGCCGGCGGTGGCCTTGACGGACGATTCCAATTTTTTCGCATTGGTGAAGTTTTACGGCGCCTGCGAGAGCGCGGGCATCAAGCCGCTGGTTGGTTGCGATTTCTGGGTGGCCGATGGCACGGAGCAAAGCCGCGTTTCGGTGCTGGCCCAAAATCGCGCCGGCTATCTGCGCCTGTCACGCGTGCTCTCGGACGCCTATCGGAGCCGCGGCAAGAATGACCGCGTGCTCGTGCCGCGCGACCGCCTGCTGGCCGAAGCCGAAGACGTCTTCGTGCTGCTCGGTGAACGCTCCGACGTCGCCCGGGCGGCCGATCTCGACCGCGCCAGCCAGTTGCTGTCCGAATGGCAGCGCGCATTCGACGATCGTCTGTATGTGCAAGTGGCGCGGCTCAATCGTGGCGCCACCGAAGAATCGAGCAATCAGCGCCTGTTGCATTTGGCGAGTCGGTACGATCTCCCAGCGGTCGCCAGCAACGAAGTGCGATTCACGGGCCGTGATGATTTCGAGGCGCACGAAGCCCGAGTGTGCATTGCCACGAGCCGGGTCCTGAACGACCCCAAACGCCCGCGCGAGTACACGCCGGAGCAGTATCTGAAGTCACCTGCGGAAATGGCGGAGCGCTTTGCCGACTTGCCCGTCTTGGTCGACAACGCCGTCGAACTGGCCAAGCGCTGCAATGTCGAGCTCTCGTTCGGCAAGTACTACCTGCCCGCGTATCCCGTACCCAAGACGCACACGCTGGAGACCTTCATTCGCGAGCGCGCCGAAGTGGGTCTCGGCAAGCGCCTCCAGATTCAGCCACCCAGCGGCGATTATGCGGAACCGGATTACCACGAGCGCCTGAAGATCGAACTCGACGTCATCGTGAAGATGGGCTTTGAAGGCTACTTCCTGATCGTCGCCGACTTCATCAATTGGGCAAAGGACAATGGCATTCCCGTCGGTCCCGGCCGTGGTTCGGGCGCCGGCTCGCTCGTTGCGTATGCGCTCGGCATCACCGACATCGACCCGCTGCCGCTGGACTTGCTGTTCGAGCGCTTCCTGAACCCAGAACGCGTATCGATGCCCGACTTCGATATTGACTTCTGTATGGAAGGCCGCGATCAGGTCATTGACTACGTCGGCCAGAAGTATGGTCGCGACAAGGTCTGCCAGATCATCACGTACGGCACGATGGCGGCGAAGGCCGTGGTCCGGGATACGGGCCGCGTGCTCGGCATGAGTTACGGGCATGTCGATTCGATCGCCAAGTTGATTCCGAACACCCTCGGCATCACGCTTGAGGGCGCGATCAAGGAATCGCCCGAGCTCGCCGCGCGTATCGAAGCCGAGGACGATTGCGCCACGCTGATCGAACTCGCGATGAAGCTCGAAGACTTGACCCGCAACGCCGGCAAACATGCCGGTGGCGTGGTGATTGCGCCTAGCGCTTTGACGGATTTCGCGCCGCTTTACTGCGTCGATGAATCGGACGGCGTCGTCACGCAATTCGACAAGGACGACGTCGAAAAGGCGGGCCTCGTCAAGTTCGACTTTCTTGGCCTGCGCACGCTGACAATCATCGACTGGGCGGTCAAGGCCATCAATGAGAATCGCCGACGCAAAGGCGAGCCGCCAATCGACATCAACAAGATTCCGGCAGGCGATGAGAAGACCTACACGTTGTTGAAAAGCGGTCAGACCACCGCGGTGTTCCAGCTCGAATCCCGCGGCATGAAGGAGCTGATCCGAAAGCTCCAGCCGGACAACTTCGAGGACATCGTCGCCCTGGTGGCGCTGTTCCGGCCTGGCCCGCTGCAATCGGGCATGGTCGAAGACTTCATTGCGCGCAAGCACGGTAAGGCCGAAGTCAGCTACCCGCATGCGTCGCTCGAAGCGATCCTGAAACCGACCTACGGCGTCATCGTCTATCAGGAACAGGTGATGCAGATTGCGCAGGTGCTGGCCGGCTACACGCTCGGCGGTGCCGACCTTCTGCGCCGCGCGATGGGCAAGAAGAAGCCCGAAGAAATGGCGCAGCAGCGCGCGATCTTCGAGGCCGGCGCGAAGAACAACGGCGTCGACCCAGATCGTGCGCGCGGCATCTTCGACCTGATGGAAAAGTTTGCGGAGTACGGCTTCAACAAGTCGCATTCGGCCGCTTACGCCATGGTGACGTATCAGACCGGTTGGCTGAAAGCGCACTATCCCGCTGAATTCATGGCGGCAGTCTGCTCGTCCGACATGGACAACCAGGACAAGCTCGTCAATTTCTTAGACGATGCGCGCGCGTATCCGCTCAACGTGCTGCCGCCTGATGTGAACGAATCCGAATTCATGTTCAAGGCGATGAGCCCATCGGAGATTCGCTACGGACTCGGCGGCATCAAGGGTGTGGGCCAGCAAGTCTGCGAGATGATCGTCGAAGCGCGGCGCAAGACGGGCCGCTTCACGGATCTCGCCGATTTGTGTCGCCGAATCGATTCGCAGAAGCTCAACAAGCGGGTGTTGGAAGCGTTGATCTATTCAGGCGCGATGGATTCGTTCGGGCAGACGCGCGCGAGCCTGATGAACTACCTGCCTGAGGCCGTCAAAGCAGCCGAGCAACATTTGCGGAATCTGGAAGCCGGCCAGCACGACATGTTCGGCCAAAGTGCCGCAACGCCGACGGCGCCACCGATCGAACTACTCCCCGAGTGGCCGTTGATCCGCGTGCTGAATGGCGAGCGCGAAACGCTCGGCCACTTCCTCAGTGGCCACCCAGCCGACGCATACAAGGATTGGCTGAAGCAGCTGACCACCTGCAGCATTGGCCATGTCGAGCAGGCGTGGCGCAGTGGCCAAAGCCAGACCGAGCGCAGCCGTGGTCGGCTGGAGTTGCCCATCGTGCTCGGCGGCATGGTGCCGGCCGGGCTTCGTCGTCGCGGTGAGTCGATGGCCTTTGCGGCACTCGAAGACGCCTCGGGACGCATCGAAGTGGCGTTGTATCGCGACACGCTGAACGACTTTGGCGGCCTGCTGTCAAAGGACGAACTGGTGGTCATTGAAGGCGGTTTGTCGCCGGATGATTTCAGCGGTGGCTTTCAGCTGAAAGCCAAGCGCATTTATACGCTCGCACAAGCACTGGAGCGCTTCGCTCGCGGCATCAAGGTCAAGCTCAATGGCGTCGACCTGCAGTTTCCGAACCAATTGGCCGCTGCGCTGAAGCCCCATGCCGGCGGCACCACGCCTGTGCGCCTGACCTACGCGCGGAACGGCATCTACACCGAACTCAACCTCGGCCAAGCGTGGCGCGTTCGGCTGCTTCCGGAGTTGATCGACAAGCTCCGGGCGCTACCGGGTGTGCATGAACTTGATGTGGTGTTGAGTCGCGCCAGTAGCGGCGGGAACAGCCAGAGTGCGTCGTCGGCCGGCAATTGA
- a CDS encoding transglycosylase SLT domain-containing protein encodes MMPEYLICNGARSARRDVTRVLFAFALIMLGACAAPVARPDIAATQDSPSDTAPPLPERDHGATTSVVNDETSPADMAAVAIHQDSLEPDPSAPLPPPDFWNSVRQELVFTRCSNEDALSSRWTRKYAGYPARFQETLNQISPLMQYVARELRAANLPIDFIFLPIVESTYHPHRSRGDWPAGIWQLMPQTARGFGAPMKAQYDGRLDFAQSTFAAMKLLNYLSVQFDQDWKLVNMAFNAGEYRVKRALKGPKGTLLPEPKGLSPITIEHYAKLRALGCLIDQPERFNLTLPPLDPGRELASVNLPEAWPLDFLAHLLKMDVTALHKLNPGLYGTHTPGFPEYRLLLPKFAEDDLLAALAPLSPTYSARWQQVQLADADARAKAALEAGLSQEVYARVNSDGSAKIWLPTGSGQPKVLASDGASAAERHRVRAGDTLWGIARHYRVKVQSLIEWNGLGKKALIKPGQWLRLRARD; translated from the coding sequence ATGATGCCTGAGTATTTGATCTGCAACGGTGCGCGCTCGGCGCGCCGTGATGTCACCCGTGTCCTGTTCGCGTTCGCGCTGATCATGCTGGGTGCCTGTGCCGCGCCGGTGGCGCGTCCTGATATCGCAGCGACGCAGGACTCACCCAGTGACACGGCGCCGCCATTGCCGGAGCGAGACCACGGGGCCACCACATCCGTTGTGAACGACGAGACGTCGCCGGCCGACATGGCGGCCGTCGCCATTCATCAGGACAGCCTGGAGCCCGACCCGTCCGCACCGTTGCCACCCCCTGATTTCTGGAACTCGGTTCGGCAGGAACTGGTGTTCACCCGCTGCAGCAATGAGGATGCGCTAAGCAGTCGGTGGACCCGCAAATACGCTGGATATCCGGCCCGCTTCCAAGAAACGCTGAATCAGATTTCGCCGCTGATGCAATACGTCGCACGTGAGCTCCGCGCTGCGAATCTGCCAATCGACTTCATCTTCCTGCCCATTGTCGAAAGCACGTACCACCCGCATCGTAGCCGCGGCGATTGGCCGGCCGGGATCTGGCAATTGATGCCGCAGACGGCGCGCGGTTTCGGCGCACCCATGAAGGCGCAATACGACGGCCGCCTGGACTTTGCGCAATCTACCTTCGCGGCAATGAAACTGCTGAACTACCTGAGCGTGCAGTTCGACCAGGACTGGAAACTGGTGAACATGGCATTCAATGCTGGCGAGTACCGGGTCAAGCGTGCACTCAAAGGCCCCAAAGGCACGCTGCTGCCCGAACCGAAAGGCCTGAGTCCGATCACAATTGAGCACTACGCCAAACTGCGGGCGCTGGGTTGTCTGATTGACCAACCTGAACGGTTCAACTTGACGTTGCCGCCACTGGACCCTGGGCGCGAGTTGGCGTCGGTCAACCTGCCCGAAGCCTGGCCACTCGATTTTCTCGCGCATTTGCTGAAGATGGATGTGACCGCGCTGCACAAGCTCAACCCGGGACTATATGGCACGCACACGCCGGGGTTTCCGGAGTATCGACTGCTGTTGCCGAAGTTCGCTGAGGATGATTTGCTGGCCGCCTTGGCGCCGCTGTCTCCGACCTACAGCGCACGCTGGCAGCAAGTCCAACTGGCGGATGCCGACGCGCGCGCAAAAGCCGCTTTGGAAGCAGGCCTGAGTCAGGAGGTCTATGCGCGGGTCAATTCGGACGGCAGCGCGAAAATCTGGCTGCCAACCGGTAGCGGGCAGCCCAAAGTGTTGGCCAGCGATGGCGCCAGCGCAGCCGAACGCCATCGCGTCCGTGCCGGCGACACGCTTTGGGGCATCGCCCGGCATTATCGCGTCAAGGTGCAAAGCCTGATCGAGTGGAACGGCCTCGGGAAGAAAGCGCTAATCAAGCCTGGGCAATGGCTGCGCCTCCGGGCGAGAGACTAG
- the dnaQ gene encoding DNA polymerase III subunit epsilon, translated as MRQIILDTETTGLDVSKDHRVVEIGCVEIIERRKTGRTFHSYLNPERATDAGALAVTGLSDEFLADKPKFRDVANEFLAFVDGAELIIHNAAFDIGFLNGELARLNRGETPLDQRCSVLDTLAMAREKYPGQKNSLDALCKRLNVESAHRTLHGALLDANLLLDVYLAMTAGQGEILFAGNESESNQSAALDLGQVAPMQLRLRRADAAETHAHQGRLAAIDKASKGKCVWIALERQSG; from the coding sequence ATGCGGCAGATCATTCTCGATACCGAAACCACCGGCCTCGATGTCAGCAAGGACCATCGCGTGGTCGAAATCGGGTGCGTCGAAATCATCGAGCGCCGCAAAACCGGGCGCACCTTTCATTCCTATTTGAACCCAGAGCGCGCTACCGACGCGGGTGCGCTGGCGGTAACGGGGCTCAGCGACGAGTTCCTGGCCGACAAACCCAAGTTCCGCGATGTGGCCAATGAGTTTCTGGCTTTTGTCGACGGGGCGGAGTTGATCATCCACAACGCCGCCTTCGATATCGGCTTTCTGAACGGCGAACTCGCCAGGCTCAATCGCGGCGAAACGCCGCTGGATCAGCGCTGCAGCGTACTCGACACGTTGGCGATGGCGCGAGAAAAGTATCCCGGACAGAAAAATTCGCTCGATGCGCTCTGCAAACGCCTGAACGTCGAATCCGCCCATCGCACGCTGCACGGCGCGCTGCTCGACGCCAACTTGCTGCTCGACGTGTATCTGGCCATGACCGCCGGCCAGGGCGAGATTCTGTTTGCTGGCAACGAGAGCGAAAGCAATCAAAGCGCGGCATTGGACTTGGGCCAGGTGGCGCCGATGCAACTGCGGTTGCGCCGGGCCGATGCGGCCGAAACCCACGCGCACCAGGGCAGACTTGCCGCCATCGACAAGGCCAGCAAGGGCAAATGCGTCTGGATCGCGCTGGAGCGCCAGTCTGGATGA
- the rnhA gene encoding ribonuclease HI: MTETVWLFTDGACSGNPGPGGWGALLRYKKQERELSGAEPDTTNNRMEMMAVIMGLRALTRPCRVQVVSDSQYVIKGIQEWLPAWRRNGFKTAAKKPVANEDLWRALDAEVAKHQVQWQWVRGHDGHAENERVDTLARAAIDQLREAS, encoded by the coding sequence ATGACAGAAACTGTTTGGCTGTTCACCGACGGGGCCTGCTCCGGCAACCCGGGCCCTGGCGGCTGGGGCGCTTTGTTGCGCTACAAGAAGCAAGAGCGCGAGCTGTCCGGCGCGGAACCCGACACCACCAACAACCGCATGGAAATGATGGCGGTCATCATGGGTCTGCGCGCGCTGACCCGGCCGTGTCGCGTGCAGGTCGTCAGTGACTCGCAATACGTCATCAAGGGCATTCAGGAATGGCTGCCCGCGTGGCGTCGCAACGGCTTCAAGACCGCTGCGAAGAAGCCAGTTGCAAACGAGGACCTCTGGCGCGCGCTCGATGCCGAAGTCGCCAAGCACCAGGTCCAATGGCAATGGGTGCGTGGGCACGACGGCCATGCCGAAAACGAACGCGTCGATACACTAGCGCGCGCGGCCATTGATCAACTGCGGGAGGCCAGCTGA